A stretch of the Uranotaenia lowii strain MFRU-FL chromosome 3, ASM2978415v1, whole genome shotgun sequence genome encodes the following:
- the LOC129757966 gene encoding F-box/WD repeat-containing protein 7, whose protein sequence is MAEQCIVSISDDQQQQQQCPVSPLGVPTEINDSSSVISTPIGSATLFTSNQTGVIATVTASGSSTPTTQSGSLLLLNGDGTEPRGEDGYDGWFYGRAAENNGIQLETPAVEQEQKTSNAPGINAKPKRLSDEFYSADDDYEDEEEDDEMVGRIGDGNGSAADCGSRHDGNDCGKSVGDGDSETHASLNEIKNLSITNGASEPIRDEGSNLGPIFVNEETSSCSSVHQQLTTDGEEISVPTKPANEPSLAMDQEEIPEEANVAGLVGVVLDDDEDDDDLNDDELNDVQSIDAIERRDFEQEQKLTGGIIIKNSAFMPDTHRLNLDLISRISKLRDDDMAPEKSLDQHKIQLTSTPTSSRHPSKIVSISTSSSNSTSIREQHSNSTTIITKSAVKMNLSASLGNYCRSTESEISGAALADGPSCSSMAASSSSSSTVSSSCSGTKSHRRQHQHQLDAFLNSNSNDSLSSDRIMFIPNLQALKTNSKDTSTVPMGSTMNEPSTSSSSSSPSPSSASSAGPSTSTGATKPPSDCSLSSCATSVIKQTGECSKHINHHPIPSTSTSNSSLYSYSCPYGSADQDSGEAGNSASLARFPSTTSNFTENMVDDEVVEASSSSSSLRTSNLRHAQHHNDRNHLEDPVLEPSQLSMPPEIETAAVAVVEHECDEDNWVDCEEGSDEEICTCRDYTDHEINFGNSSSEDELPSRDVDLSSYTHMDVAEDILAHDPSSGANVSSANAGNCNAQTPRLHRKRKLTENRILFGSGGSRCSNMDTGSESMRIESPNSESLNFSSRKRLALDSTTSPRALLSPSNLTSTPTSSSMGERKTPRSIIPTKDNPPPELNDWLMQFQRWTPVERLVAIDLLIEHCEPTQVRHMMKVIEPRFQRDFISLLPKELALQVLSYLEPKDLLRAAQTCRSWRFLADDNLLWKEKCKEGNILMEATGADRPKRGRAGNMPPISSPWKAAYMRQHIIEMNWRSRPIRTPKVLKGHDDHVITCLQFSGNRIVSGSDDNTLKVWSAITGKCLRTLVGHTGGVWSSQMSGNTIISGSTDRTLKVWNADTGILLHTLYGHTSTVRCMHLHGKKVVSGSRDATLRVWDINEGTCLHVLVGHLAAVRCVQYDGRLVVSGAYDYMVKVWNPERQECLHTLQGHTNRVYSLQFDGIHVVSGSLDTSIRVWDAETGSCKHALMGHQSLTSGMELRQNILVSGNADSTVKVWDIITGQCLQTLSGPNKHQSAVTCLQFNSRFVITSSDDGTVKLWDVKTGEFIRNLIALESGGSGGVVWRIRANDTKLICAVGSRNGTEETKLMVLDFDVEGACLKCS, encoded by the exons ATGGCAGAGCAATGTATCGTCTCGATTAGTGacgatcagcagcagcagcagcagtgccCTGTAAGCCCCTTAGGGGTCCCCACAGAAATCAATGACTCCTCATCGGTTATCAGCACTCCCATTGGCAGCGCAACTCTTTTCACATCGAACCAAACCGGAGTAATAGCAACAGTCACTGCATCTGGTTCTTCCACCCCTACGACGCAGTCCGGAAGTTTACTACTTCTGAATGGTGATGGAACCGAACCTAGGGGAGAAGATGGATACGATGGATGGTTCTATGGGCGTGCCGCAGAAAACAACGGTATTCAGTTGGAAACACCCGCGGTAGAACAGGAGCAGAAAACCAGTAATGCGCCTGGGATAAACGCCAAACCAAAACGGCTCAGTGATGAGTTTTATTCCGCCGACGATGACTACGAAGATGAGGAAGAAGACGACGAGATGGTTGGCAGAATTGGTGATGGTAACGGAAGTGCTGCGGACTGTGGAAGCCGACATGATGGAAACGACTGCGGCAAGAGTGTTGGTGATGGGGACAGTGAGACACATGCTAGTTTGAAtgagattaaaaatttgagcATTACTAACGGTGCCTCGGAACCGATAAGGGATGAAGGGTCAAATCTGGGTCCGATTTTTGTAAACGAAGAAACTTCCTCCTGCAGCAGCGTTCACCAACAGCTGACAACTGATGGAGAAGAAATATCAGTGCCAACTAAGCCAGCGAATGAGCCGTCTTTGGCTATGGACCAAGAAGAAATTCCCGAAGAAGCAAATGTCGCGGGATTGGTTGGTGTAGTATTGGATGACgatgaggatgatgatgatcTGAATGATGATGAACTGAATGATGTGCAATCTATCGATGCAATCGAACGTCGGGACTTTGAGCAAGAACAAAAATTGACTGGaggaattataataaaaaatagcgcTTTTATGCCCGATACCCATAGACTGAATCTAGACTTAATAAGTAGGATAAGTAAATTGCGCGACGATGACATGGCTCCAGAAAAATCGTTGGACCAGCACAAAATTCAGCTTACGTCAACGCCAACCAGTAGTAGACATCCTTCGAAGATTGTTAGTATCAGTACGTCTAGTTCTAATAGCACTAGTATTAGGGAACAACACAGTAATAGTACAACAATAATTACAAAGTCAGCGGTTAAGATGAACTTGTCTGCTAGTCTAGGAAACTACTGTCGATcaacagaatcagaaataagtGGAGCAGCTTTGGCAGATGGGCCATCTTGCTCTTCCATGGCGGCATCGTCCTCTTCCTCTTCAACGGTATCCAGCAGTTGTAGCGGTACAAAATCGCATCGTAGACAACATCAGCATCAGTTGGACGCTTTCTTGAACAGTAATTCTAACGATAGCTTATCTTCAGATCGAATTATGTTCATCCCTAATCTACAAGCGCTAAAAACAAATTCGAAGGATACTTCGACCGTTCCTATGGGAAGCACAATGAACGAACCTAGTACGTCTTCATCATCCTCATCACCTTCACCTTCTTCGGCTAGCTCTGCAGGACCGTCAACTTCCACTGGAGCCACCAAACCACCCTCAGACTGCAGCTTATCTTCATGTGCAACATCGGTTATAAAACAAACAGGAGAATGCAGTAAACACATTAACCACCATCCAATTCCTTCTACCAGCACTAGCAATTCTTCGCTATACTCTTATAGTTGCCCTTATGGCAGTGCTGACCAAGACAGTGGTGAAGCTGGTAATTCCGCTTCTTTGGCCAGATTCCCATCGACCACATCAAACTTCACCGAAAATATGGTGGACGATGAAGTGGTCGAAGCGTCCAGCAGCAGCTCCTCACTCCGTACTAGCAACCTCCGACATGCGCAACATCATAACGACCGCAATCACCTGGAAGATCCTGTCCTGGAACCATCGCAACTGTCAATGCCACCTGAAATTGAGACGGCAGCCGTTGCCGTAGTCGAACACGAATGCGACGAAGACAACTGGGTTGACTGTGAAGAAGGTTCCGATGAAGAAATTTGCACCTGCCGAGATTACACCGACCACGAAATCAACTTCGGAAACTCAAGCAGCGAAGACGAACTTCCTTCGCGGGACGTCGATCTTTCGAGTTATACTCACATGGATGTCGCCGAGGATATTTTGGCGCATGATCCTTCAAGTGGAGCAAACGTGTCATCCGCTAATGCTGGAAATTGTAACGCACAAACTCCAAGACTGCATCGGAAGCGAAAGCTTACTGAAAACCGAATTCTGTTTGGAAGTGGAGGCAGTCGTTGTAGTAACATGGACACTGGTTCCGAATCTATGCGTATAGAAAGCCCCAATTCGGAGTCCTTAAACTTCAGCAGCCGTAAACGATTGGCCTTAGACAGCACAACTTCTCCGAGAGCACTGCTCAGCCCATCGAAT CTTACTTCAACGCCAACTTCCTCGTCAATGGGAGAACGTAAAACTCCCAGAAGCATTATTCCAACCAAAGATAACCCACCTCCTGAGCTGAACGATTGGCTGATGCAGTTTCAG CGCTGGACTCCCGTTGAACGTTTGGTTGCGATTGATCTTTTGATCGAGCACTGCGAACCCACTCAGGTTCGGCACATGATGAAGGTGATCGAGCCGCGCTTCCAGCGGGATTTCATTTCGTTGCTACCCAAAGAACTGGCCCTACAGGTGCTGTCATATTTGGAACCGAAAGATCTGCTACGCGCTGCACAAACCTGTCGAAGCTGGCGTTTCCTGGCCGACGATAATCTGCTATGGAAGGAAAAGTGTAAAGAGGGAAATATCCTAATGGAAGCTACCGGAGCCGACCGACCTAAGCGAGGGCGAGCGGGCAATATGCCGCCAATATCTTCACCGTGGAAGGCAGCCTACATGCGACAGCACATTATCGAGATGAACTGGCGCTCGAGACCCATCCGTACCCCGAAGGTTCTAAAAGGACACGATGATCACGTCATCACGTGCCTTCAGTTCAGCGGTAACCGCATTGTGTCCGGTTCCGACGACAATACTCTCAAAGTATGGTCTGCCATCACCGGAAAG TGCCTTCGAACGCTGGTTGGTCACACGGGTGGTGTCTGGTCATCGCAAATGTCCGGTAATACAATCATCTCAGGCAGTACCGATCGTACGTTAAAGGTCTGGAATGCCGATACGGGTATTTTGCTGCACACATTGTACGGACATACTTCGACAGTTCGCTGTATGCATCTACATGGGAAAAA GGTTGTTAGTGGTTCTCGAGATGCAACGCTACGGGTGTGGGACATTAACGAAGGCACCTGCCTGCATGTGTTGGTCGGGCATTTGGCAGCAGTTCGATGTGTTCAGTACGACGGCCGATTAGTAGTTTCCGGTGCTTACGATTATATGGTCAAAGTGTGGAACCCAGAACGGCAGGAGTGTCTTCACACGCTACAAGGACACACCAACCGAGTATACTCACTTCAG TTTGACGGTATTCATGTAGTGTCTGGTTCTTTGGACACTTCCATTCGCGTATGGGACGCAGAGACGGGTAGCTGCAAGCATGCTTTGATGGGTCACCAAAGTTTAACGTCTGGTATGGAACTACGCCAGAACATTCTGGTATCCGGAAACGCTGATTCGACAGTTAAAGTGTGGGATATAATTACTGGCCAATGTCTGCAGACTTTATCAG GTCCCAACAAACACCAATCGGCTGTTACCTGCCTTCAGTTCAATTCTCGCTTCGTGATAACCAGTTCAGATGACGGTACCGTTAAGCTGTGGGATGTAAAAACTGGAGAATTTATTCGCAATTTGATTGCCTTAGAATCCGGCGGCTCCGGTGGAGTTGTGTGGAGAATAAG AGCTAATGATACGAAGCTGATTTGTGCAGTCGGTTCCCGCAATGGCACAGAAGAAACCAAACTCATGGTACTCGATTTTGATGTAGAAGGTGCCTGCCTGAAATGCTCATAA
- the LOC129757974 gene encoding ribosome biogenesis protein BRX1 homolog yields MKVKQQTNKTKPDGKKMKVKKTKLKEKAAKKRKLEDLDASSEDEGIHLKESRISDEPVPKKSKWVNKQRVLVLCARGINHRDRHLMKDLKTLMPHHRSEPKMERWKTLSVVNEMCEMKHCNKVVLFEGRRKRDLYMWLANAEKGPSVKFLIENIHTMGEMKLTGNCLRGSRPILSFDQEFTKQPHLALIKELLTQIFGVPNHHPKSQPFVDRVISFTYLDNRIWYRHFQILSEDGGLAEVGPRFVMNPIKIFDGAFSGDPIWENDNYQSPAKHRQMLKKAAKDTYLHKQRQKIDQEVEAPTVTHDFDKYADVFQNGDEEEKAKELLKKEEQEKAAEEERAAIEEQHERMKKKEEMKKLKKLAQSKKSGKVMKNGKKNLKIKKTKVKAKVDVDDSD; encoded by the exons ATGAAAGTCAAGCAACAGACCAACAAAACCAAGCCCGAtggcaaaaaaatgaaagttaaaaaaaccaAACTAAAGGAAAAGGCCGCTAAAAAACGCAAGCTCGAAGATTTGGATGCCTCGTCTGAGGATGAAGGGATTCACCTGAAAGAAAGCAGGATTTCCGATGAACCTGTCCCGAAGAAG TCTAAGTGGGTGAACAAACAACGTGTGTTGGTGCTTTGTGCCCGAGGAATAAATCATCGAGATCGGCATCTCatgaaagatttgaaaacattgatgccGCATCATCGCAGCGAACCGAAGATGGAACGCTGGAAGACCCTGTCGGTCGTGAACGAAATGTGCGAAATGAAACATTGCAACAAGGTGGTTCTATTCGAGGGACGTCGAAAACGAGATCTGTACATGTGGTTGGCCAATGCAGAGAAAGGTCCATCGGTGAAGTTTCTTATCGAGAACATCCATACCATGGGAGAGATGAAATTGACCGGAAATTGCTTACGTGGGTCTCGGCCGATTTTATCCTTCGATCAGGAGTTCACCAAACAACCACATCTGGCATTGATCAAGGAGCTGTTGACGCAGATTTTCGGTGTTCCGAATCACCACCCAAAAAGTCAACCATTCGTGGATCGAGTAATCAGTTTCACCTATTTGGACAATCGCATCTGGTATCGGCATTTCCAAATTCTCTCGGAGGATGGGGGGCTGGCCGAGGTTGGACCACGATTCGTGATGAATCCCATCAAGATATTTGATGGAGCTTTCAGCGGGGATCCTATTTGGGAAAATGATAACTATCAGAGCCCAGCCAAGCATAGACAAATGCTGAAGAAAGCAGCCAAGGATACATATCTGCACAAGCAGAGGCAAAAGATTGATCAGGAAGTCGAAGCACCGACAGTAACTCATGATTTCGACAAGTACGCTGATGTTTTCCAGAATGGTGACGAGGAGGAAAAGGCCAAGGAGCTGCTGAAGAAGGAAGAACAGGAGAAGGCCGCCGAAGAAGAGCGCGCTGCTATCGAGGAGCAGCATGAGCGAATGAAGAAGAAGGAAGAAAtgaagaaacttaaaaaattggcCCAATCCAAAAAGAGcggaaaagtaatgaaaaatggGAAGAAGAACTTGAAGATTAAAAAGACGAAAGTTAAAGCTAAAGTTGATGTAGATGACAGTGATTGA
- the LOC129757970 gene encoding choline transporter-like 1, whose product MGCFESKPSDQHQPTAVRGCTDIFWLVVYVVFWIALLVIAVFSFVYGNPLRIINGYDSFGNTCGVKSNERFAHFPLSGMSTVDKPYVFFLDIKELRQTLKICVKECPKKEIVSATELYRYYEDNGAKYCRYDFNMSLLTSPEANGPKFFAFAGPCPKLPVYESSPVLHRCIPTGKNAPLNSVKDMYALINSWGAAQQVFSDLYKTWPTIVLICALSLIFSIILITMLHVLTSIISWLICIFVAVASIGITAVLWWSYYKAKHTLDTDQKLSYLEELVRNETTIYVLAILATFIMIILLVIIYYLREKLSGLAALFEEAGKCMIQLPGLAGPPFLAFIALAVFLTFWVVVIVCLATANYPNVRPLLPFTQLKENPNKTDTAAKPDMTINNNTYKSFDLVEYPEADYLRHMLWIYIIGLVWTTEFIFACQQLAIAGAVAYWYFGKQADTPVLHAIAKLVKYHLGSVAKGSFIITLFKIPRLILTYLYTKLKRHQQEGSECASCCLKCCICSFWLLEKFIRYLNHNAYTVIAIESVNFCPAAKIAWNALVTNALQVATINGIGDFVLFLGKLAVAALCGLISILMLRDNPDVHFYMAPVIIITIFSFFVAHIVLSLYEMVVDTLFLCVCEDRTINGNQGRWKESNLARLLGENPEEPDAVEAPMQVVEMTPITKQPFSIQNIQMTEIENKA is encoded by the exons ATGGGTTGCTTCGAGAGCAAACCGTCCGATCAGCACCAACCTACGGCCGTCCGTGGTTGTACGGACATTTTCTGGCTTGTTGTGTACGTAGTATTCTGGATAGCTTTG CTGGTGATCGCAGTTTTTTCGTTCGTGTACGGCAACCCGCTCAGGATCATCAATGGATATGATTCGTTTGGCAACACGTGCGGCGTTAAAAGTAATGAACGGTTCGCACATTTTCCGCTTTCGGGGATGAGCACGGTGGATAAGCCGTACGTATTTTTTCTGGACATTAAGGAATTACGCCAAACACTAAAGATATGCGTCAAAGAATGTCCCAAGAAGGAGATTGTTTCTGCTACCGAGTTGTATCGGTACTACGAGGATAATGGTGCCAAATATTGTCGATATGATTTTAATATGAGCCTTTTGACTTCCCCCGAAGCCAATGGACCAAAGTTTTTCGCCTTTGCCGGACCATGCCCCAAGTTACCGGTTTACGAATCTTCGCCAGTTCTACACAGATGCATACCGACCGGAAAAAATGCGCCTCTGAATAGTGTGAAGGATATGTACGCCCTGATTAATTCTTGGGGAGCAGCTCAACAAGTATTTAGTGATCTGTATAAAACATGGCCTACAATCGTTTTGATTTGCGCGCTCAGTTTGATTTTCTCCATAATTTTGATCACTATGTTACACGTGCTGACATCCATCATTTCGTGGTTGATTTGCATCTTCGTTGCCGTAGCCAGCATCGGAATCACTGCTGTGCTTTGGTGGAGCTACTACAAAGCGAAACATACTTTGGATACGGATCAAAAGCTGTCCTATTTGGAGGAGCTGGTGCGCAATGAAACAACCATCTATGTGCTAGCCATTTTGGCGACATTTATCATGATTATCTTGCTGGTGATTATTTACTACCTACGCGAAAAGCTCAGTGGCTTGGCAGCACTTTTTGAGGAAGCCGGAAAGTGTATGATCCAATTGCCAGGATTGGCTGGTCCTCCGTTCCTTGCCTTCATCGCTTTGGCAGTTTTCCTCACATTTTGGGTTGTAGTGATAGTCTGCCTAGCAACGGCCAACTATCCGAATGTACGCCCATTGCTACCGTTCACTCAGCTCAAGGAAAATCCCAACAAGACTGATACCGCTGCCAAACCGGATATGACCATCAACAACAATACCTATAAGT CATTCGATCTGGTCGAGTACCCGGAAGCCGACTATTTGCGCCATATGCTGTGGATCTACATCATTGGGTTGGTTTGGACCACCGAGTTCATCTTCGCCTGTCAGCAACTGGCAATTGCGGGTGCCGTCGCTTACTGGTACTTTGGCAAACAAGCCGATACGCCCGTGCTGCACGCCATCGCCAAACTGGTGAAGTATCATCTGGGCTCCGTTGCCAAGGGTTCATTCATCATCACCCTATTCAAAATTCCTCGGCTCATTTTGACCTACCTTTATACGAA ATTGAAACGTCACCAGCAGGAAGGTTCCGAATGCGCTAGCTGTTGTCTCAAGTGTTGCATCTGCAGTTTCTGGCTATTGGAGAAGTTTATCAGATATTTGAACCATAACGCGTACACCGTGATTGCCATCGAAAGCGTTAACTTTTGTCCGGCTGCAAAGATT gCATGGAATGCACTTGTTACCAATGCACTCCAAGTGGCAACGATCAACGGTATTGGTGATTTTGTACTATTCTTGGGAAAACTGGCTGTTGCCGCTCTGTGCGGGTTGATCAGTATCCTTATGCTTAGGGATAATCCAGACGTTCATTTCTACATGGCACCAGTAATTATAATAACGATTTTCTCGTTTTTCGTGGCACATATTGTCCTTTCTCTTTATGAG aTGGTGGTAGATACTCTTTTCCTGTGTGTTTGTGAAGATCGCACCATCAATGGCAACCAAGGTCGCTGGAAGGAAAGCAACTTAGCACGACTGCTCGGTGAAAACCCCGAGGAACCAGATGCGGTCGAAGCACCCATGCAGGTGGTCGAAATGACACCCATCACCAAGCAGccgttttcaattcaaaacatccaaatgactgaaatcgaaaacaaagcCTAA